One part of the Bacillus sp. FJAT-45350 genome encodes these proteins:
- a CDS encoding DUF421 domain-containing protein: MTVLEIFIRTTVSFVILYILCRLLNKKLIAQMTFFDFVAGITIGSIVASSMLMNDIPILIGMTGLILFCFYTFLSSIGALKSFRGRKILEDETTYLIKDGQVLEKGLKKVRMTMDGLTTNLRKKGFFYIDQVETAIMETDGTVSVLAKPPYLRAMQKDVFNVQMSRGIAQAFIIDGKVLQESLKMLDKDMDWVNQTLQNFNISKVDDVFFAQIDQLGNIYIDKREDILTSRFD, translated from the coding sequence ATGACGGTATTAGAAATCTTTATCAGAACAACAGTTAGCTTTGTTATCCTGTATATACTGTGTCGTTTACTAAATAAAAAGCTCATTGCACAAATGACATTCTTTGATTTTGTAGCTGGTATTACAATTGGGTCCATTGTAGCAAGTTCCATGCTTATGAATGATATCCCTATATTAATAGGGATGACTGGATTAATTCTATTTTGTTTCTATACCTTTCTTAGTAGCATTGGGGCATTAAAAAGTTTTAGGGGAAGAAAAATTTTAGAGGATGAAACAACCTACCTTATAAAAGATGGACAAGTCCTTGAGAAAGGACTTAAGAAAGTAAGAATGACCATGGATGGACTTACCACCAATTTGAGAAAAAAGGGATTTTTTTATATTGACCAAGTTGAAACCGCAATTATGGAAACAGACGGTACTGTATCAGTACTTGCCAAACCTCCATATTTAAGGGCCATGCAAAAAGACGTTTTTAATGTCCAAATGAGCCGAGGAATAGCACAGGCTTTTATCATTGATGGAAAAGTACTACAAGAAAGCCTAAAAATGCTCGATAAAGATATGGACTGGGTAAATCAAACACTTCAAAATTTTAATATTTCTAAGGTGGATGACGTCTTCTTTGCCCAAATAGATCAACTAGGCAACATCTATATTGATAAGCGAGAAGATATTCTTACAAGTCGATTTGATTAA
- a CDS encoding LytS/YhcK type 5TM receptor domain-containing protein codes for MNTNSRSLSARQRYWSLIMCCVGAIIVCMSYPIHLNDDIIMDLRSIPIIVGGLYLRPLAGAILLIISVLYRFILFGFGVGFLTSILVSVVTVIALIFVQVKFRTGTTKAKLRSEIH; via the coding sequence ATTAATACAAATTCTAGAAGTTTATCAGCCAGGCAACGGTATTGGTCATTAATAATGTGCTGTGTAGGTGCAATAATTGTCTGCATGTCCTATCCTATCCACCTCAATGACGATATAATAATGGACTTGCGCTCAATTCCTATTATTGTTGGAGGGTTGTATCTAAGGCCTTTAGCAGGTGCAATTTTACTTATTATATCAGTTTTGTATCGTTTCATATTATTTGGTTTTGGGGTAGGGTTTTTAACGAGCATCTTAGTTAGTGTCGTCACAGTTATTGCACTGATTTTTGTTCAAGTAAAATTTAGAACTGGAACTACAAAAGCAAAACTGAGGTCCGAAATCCATTAA
- a CDS encoding manganese catalase family protein yields MFYHVKELQYHAKPSRPDPLFARQLQEVLGGQFGEISVALQYLFQGWSFRGEEKYKDLLMDTGTEELAHIEMLATMIARLLEGAPVGDLEEAAKDPVIAAILGGMNPQHAIVSGLGALPADSNGNRWTADYIIASGNLLSDFRANLNAESQGRLQAVRLYEMTNDPGVKDMLSFLIARDTMHQNMWKAAICELEAKENIVVPSTFPRELEKQEVAYSYFSFSVGDEASTGRWASGPSMDSLGQFQYIKEPYPFAPKPKLKPAPPYMHNTMVGRGPNIPPNFA; encoded by the coding sequence ATGTTTTATCATGTAAAAGAATTACAATACCATGCAAAACCTAGTAGGCCTGATCCTTTGTTTGCTAGACAGCTTCAAGAAGTATTAGGTGGACAATTTGGTGAAATATCAGTTGCCCTACAATACTTATTTCAAGGTTGGAGTTTTCGCGGAGAAGAAAAGTATAAGGATTTACTAATGGATACAGGTACGGAAGAGCTAGCTCATATTGAAATGCTTGCAACGATGATTGCACGTTTATTAGAAGGTGCACCTGTGGGTGACCTTGAGGAAGCAGCAAAGGATCCTGTCATTGCAGCAATACTTGGGGGGATGAACCCCCAACATGCAATTGTTTCAGGCCTAGGGGCACTTCCAGCTGATAGTAATGGTAACCGTTGGACAGCTGATTATATTATTGCGAGTGGAAACCTACTTTCAGATTTCCGTGCAAATTTAAATGCAGAATCACAAGGTAGACTTCAAGCTGTTCGCCTTTATGAAATGACAAATGATCCTGGTGTAAAGGATATGCTTTCTTTCCTAATCGCACGAGATACAATGCATCAAAATATGTGGAAGGCTGCTATTTGTGAGTTAGAAGCAAAAGAAAATATTGTCGTACCCAGCACTTTTCCTCGCGAGTTAGAAAAACAAGAAGTTGCATATTCGTATTTTAGCTTCTCTGTTGGTGATGAGGCTAGTACTGGGCGTTGGGCAAGTGGTCCTAGTATGGACTCTCTTGGGCAATTCCAATATATTAAAGAACCTTATCCTTTTGCTCCTAAACCGAAACTTAAGCCAGCACCTCCTTACATGCATAATACAATGGTTGGAAGAGGTCCAAATATACCACCGAATTTCGCATAG
- a CDS encoding DUF3231 family protein gives MGILSGNPTNEPLHYGEVFGTWSYLLTAKGMVAAYQTKLNHAGDDDLKKLLEEAIQGGQQEIKQIETLLKENGIGLPPTPPEPPKACLEDIPTGARFQDPAIASCLSMDIAAGLVSCSQIIGQSIREDVAMMFGQFHLQKAALGAKVLRLNKEKGWLIPPPLNHNKGEEC, from the coding sequence ATGGGTATTTTAAGTGGGAATCCAACAAATGAACCGTTGCATTATGGTGAAGTATTTGGTACGTGGTCATACCTTTTAACTGCTAAAGGTATGGTGGCAGCATATCAAACTAAGCTTAATCATGCTGGTGATGATGATTTAAAAAAATTATTAGAAGAAGCAATTCAGGGTGGGCAACAAGAAATCAAACAAATTGAGACATTATTAAAGGAAAATGGAATCGGCTTACCACCAACTCCACCGGAACCTCCAAAGGCTTGTCTTGAAGATATCCCAACAGGAGCACGTTTTCAAGATCCGGCTATTGCATCTTGTTTATCAATGGATATTGCTGCTGGATTAGTTTCTTGTAGCCAGATTATTGGTCAATCGATTCGAGAGGACGTTGCTATGATGTTTGGACAATTCCATCTGCAAAAGGCTGCACTTGGAGCTAAAGTACTTCGTCTAAATAAAGAAAAAGGCTGGTTAATTCCTCCTCCATTAAATCATAATAAAGGCGAAGAATGCTAA
- a CDS encoding YbjQ family protein, protein MLIVNTETVPGQRIVKALGVVKGNTVQAKHLGKDIIGGLRNLVGGRMTEYEEMFIESREFAESEMIKEAEKLGANAIVNVRYTTSSIMDGSSEVLVYGTAVLIEDE, encoded by the coding sequence ATGTTAATTGTAAATACTGAAACGGTACCAGGGCAAAGAATTGTGAAGGCTCTAGGAGTCGTCAAAGGAAACACTGTACAGGCAAAGCATCTTGGTAAGGACATCATCGGTGGATTACGAAATCTTGTTGGTGGTAGGATGACAGAATATGAAGAAATGTTTATCGAATCAAGAGAATTTGCGGAAAGTGAAATGATAAAAGAAGCGGAAAAGCTTGGAGCTAACGCAATAGTTAATGTCCGCTATACAACTTCTTCGATTATGGATGGTTCATCAGAAGTATTAGTATACGGGACAGCTGTATTGATTGAAGATGAATAG
- a CDS encoding GMC family oxidoreductase N-terminal domain-containing protein: MKNPDVLIIGAGGGGAVAAKELGELGLKVTVLEAGPWYGNKQWPEPNSQHGAKVSANPSDLDASLYKKQLTRLENDMNDLVSGKFRWGPADRRRSPWHRNIPDQALLWQNAGVGGTTLHYYGNCPRAYPHSIEEWPISYEELIPYYQKVEETLPVEFAPTTAKEELFYYGAEKAGFSLLPTLDVMSVGFRPQPNAILPPNEHLMDPSYSLEELSHMEGCTLSGHCEHGCPYGPTVERMAKRSTNVSYVPLAMKTGNVTFRPNAFATKVLTEMTPEGDQIAKGVRFRDTWTGEIEELYAKVVIMAAGCIETPRLWLNSDLPYNPWVGRGLTNHYMDAVTGIFDEHVLQQILGSSSINPFVGHTSGARLDYPGLGMIENLGNSPGLSAEFLFGFSQAGYSELSRQIDPIADKRGRVIGNDLLEGMKDYRNTLSLLVITEDEVQYQNRVELDPAIKDEHGYIPRVIYRPSKADEEKREQLTHIASEMLQKAGARKIIRSDLPPNLYIHLESTMRMGYVVDSSCEAYQVKGLYIADNSVHFNSIGGVNPTLTTQALATKTAEMLAKKYF; this comes from the coding sequence ATGAAGAATCCAGATGTACTTATTATTGGTGCAGGTGGCGGTGGTGCGGTTGCAGCAAAGGAACTTGGAGAATTAGGGCTAAAGGTGACAGTACTTGAAGCTGGTCCATGGTACGGAAACAAACAGTGGCCAGAACCTAATTCTCAACACGGGGCAAAGGTAAGCGCTAATCCCAGTGACTTAGACGCTTCACTATATAAAAAACAGTTAACACGACTAGAAAATGATATGAATGACCTTGTTTCTGGGAAGTTTCGTTGGGGTCCAGCTGATCGAAGACGTTCCCCTTGGCACCGAAACATACCAGATCAAGCCTTGCTCTGGCAAAATGCAGGTGTTGGCGGTACAACGCTTCATTATTATGGGAACTGTCCTAGAGCCTACCCACATTCTATTGAAGAATGGCCGATTAGCTATGAGGAATTAATCCCTTATTATCAAAAAGTTGAAGAAACGCTTCCTGTTGAATTTGCACCTACAACAGCTAAAGAAGAACTTTTTTATTATGGTGCAGAAAAAGCAGGCTTTTCACTATTACCTACTTTAGACGTGATGAGTGTTGGCTTCAGACCTCAACCAAATGCAATATTACCTCCTAATGAACATCTCATGGATCCTAGCTATTCATTAGAAGAATTAAGCCATATGGAGGGGTGTACGCTCAGTGGACATTGTGAACATGGTTGTCCTTATGGGCCAACCGTTGAAAGAATGGCAAAACGTTCTACAAACGTAAGCTATGTACCGCTTGCCATGAAAACTGGGAATGTTACATTTCGCCCAAACGCCTTTGCAACAAAAGTTTTAACTGAAATGACGCCTGAAGGTGATCAAATTGCAAAAGGAGTGCGGTTTCGAGATACGTGGACCGGAGAAATTGAAGAGTTATATGCAAAAGTGGTCATTATGGCTGCTGGATGTATTGAAACACCTCGTCTTTGGTTAAATTCTGACTTACCTTACAATCCCTGGGTCGGTAGAGGTTTGACGAATCATTATATGGATGCTGTAACTGGTATATTTGATGAACATGTACTGCAACAGATTCTAGGGAGCTCCTCTATCAATCCTTTTGTCGGTCACACATCTGGAGCACGACTCGACTATCCGGGACTCGGTATGATAGAAAACCTCGGTAATAGTCCTGGCTTATCTGCCGAGTTTTTATTTGGCTTTAGTCAAGCAGGTTATAGTGAACTCAGCCGCCAAATTGATCCTATCGCTGATAAGAGAGGAAGAGTTATTGGGAATGATTTATTAGAAGGTATGAAAGATTACCGAAACACACTCTCCTTATTAGTTATTACGGAAGATGAAGTACAGTATCAAAATAGAGTAGAATTAGATCCTGCTATTAAAGATGAGCATGGTTATATTCCTAGAGTCATCTATAGACCAAGTAAAGCTGACGAAGAAAAACGAGAACAGTTGACCCACATCGCTTCAGAGATGTTACAAAAAGCTGGAGCTAGAAAGATTATCCGAAGTGATTTACCACCAAATCTCTACATCCATTTAGAAAGTACGATGCGAATGGGCTATGTTGTGGATTCGTCATGTGAAGCATATCAAGTGAAGGGTCTTTATATTGCTGATAATAGTGTTCATTTTAATTCGATCGGTGGTGTCAATCCAACATTAACGACACAAGCACTGGCAACGAAAACCGCTGAGATGCTGGCAAAAAAGTACTTTTAA
- a CDS encoding MBL fold metallo-hydrolase, protein MENEMNYGKDYKVIPATSVASGMSLELVPDITCHTIQIVNISLVGNPDEKDFVLVDAGMPGSANEIISVTEERFGTKSRPKAIILTHGHFDHVGAILELVKHWDVPVYAHELEMPFLTGKMKYPEPDPSVEGGMVAKMSPMFPNDPINLGYHIRPLPADGTVPHMTGFRWIHTPGHTPGHVSFFRDRDRALIVGDAFVTVKQEYLYKVLTQEQEISGPPRYLTPDWVAARESVRRLAELNPSIAVTGHGLPMAGQELTTNLDKLVNNFDEIAIPDYGKYVDQKLKH, encoded by the coding sequence TTGGAAAACGAAATGAATTATGGAAAAGATTATAAAGTTATTCCTGCTACTTCAGTAGCAAGTGGAATGAGCTTGGAGTTAGTCCCAGATATTACTTGTCATACAATTCAAATCGTAAACATTAGTTTAGTTGGAAATCCTGACGAGAAAGACTTTGTATTGGTAGATGCAGGGATGCCCGGCTCAGCTAACGAAATTATTTCAGTTACTGAAGAGAGGTTCGGCACTAAAAGTCGTCCCAAGGCTATTATTTTAACTCATGGGCATTTCGATCATGTTGGGGCAATCCTGGAGTTAGTTAAGCATTGGGATGTTCCGGTGTACGCACATGAGCTTGAGATGCCATTTTTAACTGGAAAAATGAAATATCCTGAACCTGACCCTTCAGTAGAAGGTGGAATGGTAGCTAAAATGTCTCCAATGTTTCCAAATGACCCTATTAACCTTGGTTACCATATTAGGCCACTTCCTGCTGATGGTACTGTACCTCATATGACAGGATTCCGTTGGATTCATACACCAGGACATACTCCTGGTCATGTATCATTTTTTAGAGACCGGGATCGTGCATTAATTGTCGGTGATGCTTTTGTTACTGTAAAACAAGAATATCTCTACAAAGTATTAACTCAAGAACAGGAGATTAGTGGTCCTCCAAGATATTTAACCCCTGATTGGGTTGCTGCACGTGAGTCAGTTAGAAGGTTAGCTGAATTAAACCCTTCAATTGCTGTTACAGGACATGGTTTACCGATGGCAGGGCAAGAGTTAACAACGAACTTAGATAAATTAGTAAATAATTTTGATGAAATTGCCATTCCTGACTACGGTAAGTATGTTGACCAGAAGTTAAAACATTAA